A single region of the Brachypodium distachyon strain Bd21 chromosome 3, Brachypodium_distachyon_v3.0, whole genome shotgun sequence genome encodes:
- the LOC100838700 gene encoding polycomb group protein FIE2, which yields MGNSSTMGRAWKDLSPTIYDRDGDGKIFHIPVPRYTLITTLLEAPPSTRRRSLRIAATTTTEKDKGKEKEEEKLIPEPEPLPPPIGSVVSLKGLGCEPAVGLLRPNHQREYKFSRKLTEGNCPLYAIGFNFIHPHHKDVFATVGDNRVTIYNGLQDGNLAPLQAYIDEDKDEKFFTLSWASNLDGSPLLVAAGKNGIIRVINCATKKLSKNLVGHGGSIYDLRTQPQKPSFIISASKDESVRLWNVHTGICILIFAGTAGHRDAILSVDFYTFDIYRIASCGMDSTVKIWSIEEFRPYVEQSFTWSDLPSKFPTKYVKLPLMSAVVHSNYVDCTRWLGDFILSKSVDDEIVLWKPEINDKNPAENSIDVLQKYPVPYCDVWFIKFSCDFHFNHLAIGNRKGEIYVWDVQASPPVLVTRLINPECKNIIRHTAMSLDGSMILGCSEDGSIYRWDEVKC from the exons ATGGGGAATTCATCTACTATGGGACGCGCATGGAAAGATTTGAGCCCCACAATCTACGACAGGGATGGGGATGGGAAGATCTTCCACATCCCCGTGCCCCGCTATACTCTAAT CACGACGCTGCTGGAGGCTCCTCCTAGCACACGTAGGAGGTCACTTCGCATCGCcgcaaccaccaccaccgagAAGGACaaggggaaggagaaggaagaagagaaactcATACCTGAGCCtgagccgctgccgccgcccatTGGGAGTGTAGTCTCGCTGAAGGGGCTAGGATGTGAGCCGGCGGTGGGGTTGCTGAGACCTAACCACCAACGGGAGTATAAGTTCTCTAGGAAGCTCACTGAGGGGAATTGCCCGCTCTACGCCATCGGCTTCAACTTCATCCACCCTCACCACAAAGACGTCTTCGCCACAGTCGGTGATAACCGC GTGACAATATACAATGGCCTTCAGGACGGCAACTTGGCTCCTCTGCAAGCATACATTGATGAAGAT AAGGATGAGAAATTCTTCACTCTGAGCTGGGCTTCTAACCTTGACGGGTCACCGCTACTAGTGGCGGCAGGAAAGAATGGGATCATTCGAGTCATTAACTGTGCTACAAAGAAGTTATCCAAG AATTTGGTTGGCCATGGTGGTTCAATATATGACCTAAGAACTCAGCCACAAAAGCCTTCATTCATCATTTCTGCAAGCAAG GACGAATCTGTTAGGCTATGGAATGTCCACACAGGGATCtgcattttgatttttgcTGGAACAGCAGGTCACCGGGATGCAATATTAAGTGTG GACTTCTACACTTTTGATATCTACCGCATTGCCAGTTGTGGCATGGATAGCACTGTTAAAATCTGGTCAATCGAAG AATTTCGGCCATATGTTGAGCAATCCTTTACATGGAGTGACCTTCCATCAAAATTTCCTACAAAATATGTCAAGTTGCCG CTCATGAGTGCTGTGGTGCATTCTAACTATGTAGACTGTACTAGGTGGCTAGGTGACTTCATCCTGTCAAAG AGTGTTGACGATGAAATTGTGTTGTGGAAGCCGGAAATAAACGACAAAAATCCTGCCGAG AATAGCATTGATGTCCTTCAGAAGTACCCTGTGCCATACTGTGACGTTTGGTTTATCAAATTCTCGTGTGATTTTCACTTCAATCATTTAGCAATAG GCAACCGTAAAGGAGAAATCTATGTCTGGGATGTCCAGGCAAGCCCACCCGTTCTAGTTACTCG GCTGATTAATCCTGAATGCAAAAATATAATAAGGCATACTGCAATGTCGCTTGATGGAAG CATGATCCTCGGCTGCTCCGAAGACGGCAGCATATACCGCTGGGACGAAGTAAAATGCTGA
- the LOC100828003 gene encoding tryptophan synthase beta chain 1 translates to MAASAIRNPSPASAAAVAASRSAVSTSRSILRVPAASRRSLVVAAGMRPAKAVAAEAPTPVAERVNGAEVARPDAMGRFGKFGGKYVPETLMHALTELEAAFHALADDQDFQTELDGILKDYVGRESPLYFAERLTEHYKRADGTGPLIYLKREDLNHTGAHKINNAVAQALLAKRLGKQRIIAETGAGQHGVATATVCARFGLQCVIYMGAQDMERQALNVFRMRLLGAEVRAVHAGTATLKDATSEAIRDWVTNVETTHYILGSVAGPHPYPMMVREFHKVIGKETRRQAMDKWGGKPDVLVACVGGGSNAMGLFHEFVDDQDVRLIGVEAAGHGVDTDKHAATLTKGEVGVLHGSLSYVLQDADGQVIEPHSISAGLDYPGVGPEHSFLRDIGRAEYDSVTDQEALDAFKRTSRLEGIIPALETSHALAYLEKLCPTLPDGVRVVLNCSGRGDKDVHTASKYLDV, encoded by the exons ATGGCGGCTTCGGCTATCAGGAACCCTAGCCCCGCCTCCGCAGCCGCCGTTGCCGCGTCGAGGTCGGCGGTGTCCACCTCGCGCTCGATCCTGCGGGTTCCGGCGGCATCGAGGAGGAGcctggtggtggcggcgggaatgcggccggcgaaggcggtggcggccgagGCGCCGACGCCCGTGGCGGAGCGGGTGAACGGGGCGGAGGTGGCCAGGCCCGACGCGATGGGGAGGTTCGGCAAGTTCGGGGGGAAATACGTGCCCGAGACGCTCATGCACGCGCTCACCGAGCTCGAGGCCGCCTTCCACGCCCTCGCCGACGACCAGGACTTCCAG ACCGAACTTGATGGTATCCTCAAGGATTACGTCGGCCGCGAGAGCCCTCTGTACTTTGCTGAGCGCCTGACGGAGCACTACAAGCGTGCTGATGGCACTGGCCCGCTGATTTACCTCAAGAGGGAGGACCTTAACCACACCGGTGCCCACAAGATCAACAATGCTGTGGCTCAAGCTCTGCTTGCCAAGCGGCTCGGGAAGCAGCGTATCATCGCTGAGACTGGGGCTGGCCAGCATGGAGTTGCCACTGCCACGGTGTGTGCTCGCTTTGGGCTGCAGTGTGTCATCTACATGGGTGCGCAAGATATGGAGAGGCAGGCGCTTAACGTTTTCAGGATGAGGCTTCTTGGAGCTGAG GTAAGGGCAGTACATGCTGGGACTGCTACTCTGAAGGATGCTACCTCGGAGGCCATCCGTGATTGGGTCACTAACGTAGAGACCACACACTACATCTTGGGCTCAGTTGCTGGACCGCACCCATACCCGATGATGGTGAGGGAGTTCCACAAGGTGATTGGCAAGGAGACCCGTAGACAGGCAATGGACAAGTGGGGCGGCAAGCCTGATGTGTTGGTTGCTTGCGTTGGTGGTGGATCAAATGCCATGGGGCTCTTCCATGAGTTTGTTGATGACCAAGACGTGAGACTGATTGGAGTGGAGGCTGCTGGTCATGGTGTAGACACTGACAAACATGCTGCAACTTTGACAAAGGGCGAGGTCGGAGTTCTCCATGGATCTCTGAGTTATGTATTGCAGGATGCCGATGGACAAGTCATTGAACCCCACTCTATCAGCGCTGG GTTGGATTACCCTGGTGTTGGACCTGAGCACAGTTTCTTGAGGGATATTGGACGTGCTGAATACGACAGTGTGACAGACCAGGAGGCATTGGACG CTTTCAAGCGCACCTCTCGGCTGGAGGGCATCATCCCTGCCCTGGAGACGTCCCATGCGCTCGCCTACCTCGAGAAGCTCTGCCCGACGCTCCCTGATGGGGTGAGGGTGGTGCTGAACTGCAGTGGAAGAGGAGACAAGGATGTCCACACAGCCAGCAAGTACCTCGATGTCTAA
- the LOC112272045 gene encoding uncharacterized protein LOC112272045, with translation MRISQAEEVAARLQPIPMEFVPPVLLTVHHSRRLIMCTTNVMGSSWRWMFRRLGNSMLVARPPSYVFPWEDLFELTTICDVDGFQASQGAKRPGEYKSDPGAGVQWAAKRWDAQNVSMLLKEFVDRNLLSTRKALRSLEHHSIRHHLRFVN, from the exons ATGCGAATCTCGCAGGCTGAAGAGGTCGCGGCTCGCCTCCAACCCATCCCAATGGAGTTTGTCCCACCAGTCCTTCTCACAGTCCACCACAGCCGGCGACTTATCATGTGCACGACCAACGT CATGGGGAGCTCGTGGAGATGGATGTTCCGGAGACTCGGGAACTCTATGTTGGTTGCAAGACCTCCTTCATATGTATTTCCCTGGGAAGATCTGTTTGAGCTCACCACAATATGTGATGTGGATGGTTTCCAAGCTAGCCAAGGTGCGAAAAGACCAGGGGAGTACAAAAGTGATCCTGGGGCAGGAGTGCAG TGGGCTGCAAAGAGGTGGGACGCCCAAAATGTCTCTATGCTCTTGAAGGAGTTTGTTGACAGGAACCTATTATCAACAAGAAAGGCACTACGCAGCTTGGAGCACCACTCGATACGGCACCATCTGAGATTTGTGAACTGA
- the LOC100828611 gene encoding polycomb group protein FIE2 isoform X1: protein MARLVPMQGLGCEAAVGSLTPSRQREYKLCSKHAEGKRPLYAIGFNFIDARYYDVFATVGGNRVTTYRGLPDGNLALLQAYVDEDKEESFYTLSWASDLDGSPLLVAAGSNGIIRVINCGTEKLLKSFVGHGDSINEIRTQPLKPSLIISASKDESVRLWNVHTGICILIFAGGGGHRNEVLSVDFHPSDIYRIASCGMDNTVKIWSMKEFWPYVEKSFTWTDLPSKFPTKYVQFPLMIALVHSNYVDCTRWLGDFILSKSVDNEIVLWEPKTKDQTPGEVGSIDVLQKYPVPECDIWFIKFSCDFHFNQLAIGNREGKIYVWDVQASPPVLITRLSNPQCKSPIRQTAVSFDGSTILACCEDGSIYRWDEVDHPAAKS, encoded by the exons atGGCGAGGTTGGTCCCAATGCAGGGGCTGGGGTgcgaggcggcggtggggtcgTTGACGCCTAGCCGGCAGCGGGAGTACAAGCTCTGCAGTAAGCATGCTGAGGGGAAGCGCCCGCTCTACGCCATTGGTTTCAACTTCATCGACGCCCGCTACTACGATGTCTTCGCCACCGTCGGCGGCAACCGT GTGACAACTTACCGCGGCCTCCCGGATGGTAACTTAGCTCTTCTGCAAGCATACGTTGATGAAGAT AAGGAGGAATCGTTCTACACTCTGAGCTGGGCTTCTGACCTTGATGGCTCACCGCTACTAGTGGCAGCAGGAAGCAATGGCATCATTCGGGTCATCAACTGTGGCACTGAGAAGTTGCTTAAG AGTTTTGTTGGCCATGGCGATTCAATAAATGAGATAAGAACTCAACCACTGAAGCCTTCACTCATCATATCTGCAAGCAAG GACGAGTCTGTTAGGCTATGGAATGTCCACACAGGGATCtgcattttgatttttgcTGGAGGAGGTGGTCACCGGAATGAAGTATTAAGTGTG GACTTCCACCCTTCTGATATTTACCGTATTGCCAGTTGTGGCATGGATAACACTGTTAAAATCTGGTCAATGAAAG AATTTTGGCCATATGTTGAGAAATCCTTCACATGGACTGACCTTCCATCAAAATTTCCTACAAAATATGTCCAATTTCCG CTCATGATTGCTCTCGTGCACTCTAACTATGTAGACTGTACTAGGTGGCTTGGTGACTTCATCCTGTCAAAG AGTGTTGACAATGAAATTGTGCTGTGGGAGCCAAAAACAAAAGACCAAACTCCTGGCGAGGTG GGTAGCATTGATGTCCTTCAGAAGTACCCTGTGCCCGAGTGTGACATCTGGTTTATCAAATTCTCATGTGATTTTCACTTCAACCAATTAGCAATAG GCAACCGTGAAGGCAAAATCTATGTCTGGGACGTACAGGCGAGCCCACCTGTTCTAATTACTCG GCTGAGCAATCCTCAATGCAAATCACCAATAAGGCAGACTGCAGTGTCATTTGATGGAAG CACGATCCTCGCCTGCTGTGAGGATGGAAGCATATACCGCTGGGACGAAGTGGATCACCCAGCGGCGAAAAGTTGA
- the LOC100838099 gene encoding homeobox-leucine zipper protein ROC7 gives MPGGMMVPGGGGRNMIGGGGGRSSNGVGGGYGSSSSSALSLGQNMMDGGMLHQQHHQLPAILQHHLVDHHGHLLPQHQHQQAATSESDARGPHGIGGRNSNNDELEMSKSGGSNNLDGGGGEEEDQQEEEDEEPAADGKRPRKKKRYHRHTQHQIQELEAFFKECPHPDDKQRKELSRMLNLEPLQVKFWFQNKRTQIKTQHERQENTALRTENEKLRAENMRYKEALANASCPSCGGPAAIGEMSFDEHHLRLENARLRDEIDRISAIAAKYVGGAGASAIKPSSLPPAAYPPPVESSHLTGSMIFSGGGHGGELDKPMVIELAVAAMEELIRMARLGEPLWVPSSSLSVGGETLVEEEYSRLFPGKHSSSSSSPAPAENHPPRSEASRETGVVIMDQATLVSILMDVHQWSSVFSSIVSRAATLEVLSTGVAGNLDGALQLMSAELQVPSPLVPTRELPLFLRYCKHHPHGAGGAGTWAVVDVSLDNSGRNSNIRRRASGCVIQEMPNGYSKVTWIEHTELPAAASAADSMVHELYKPLVASGTAFGARRWVSTLKRQCERLASAAMSVHPSSADSVVTSAEGRRSMLRLAERMTASFCGGVAASATHQWTTLSGSGEADVRVMTRKSVDDPGRPPGIILNAATSFWLPVSPAEVFAFLRDDSTRSEWDILSNGGVVHEMAHIANGQNHGNAVSLLRVNNANANQSNMLILQESSTDEEGGWSYVVYAPVDVVAMNVVLNGGDPDYVALLPSGFAILPDGTPPDSGGNGGCVGGGGGSLLTVAFQILVDSVPTAKLSLGSVATVNSLIACTVDRIKNAVVVSASDHHHR, from the exons ATGCCTGGTGGGATGATGgtcccgggcggcggcgggcggaacatgatcggcggtggcggcggccggagcagcaacggcgtcggcggcggctacggctcctcctcttcctccgcgcTCTCCCTCGGCcag AACATGATGGATGGAGGGATGCTGCACCAGCAACACCATCAGCTCCCAGCAATTCTGCAGcatcacctggttgatcaccacggccaccttcttccccagcaccagcaccagcaggcCGCCACGAGCGAGAGCGACGCCCGGGGCCCCCATGGTATCGGTGGCAGAAACAGCAACAACGACGAGCTGGAGATGAGCAAGTCCGGCGGCAGCAACAACTtggatggcggcggtggcgaggaagaggatcagcaagaggaggaggacgaagagcCAGCGGCTGACGGGAAGCGTCCCCGGAAGAAGAAGCGGTATCACCGGCACACCCAGCACCAGATCCAAGAGCTCGAAGC GTTCTTCAAGGAGTGCCCTCACCCGGACGACAAGCAGCGCAAGGAGCTGAGCCGCATGCTTAACCTCGAGCCCCTCCAGGTCAAGTTCTGGTTCCAGAACAAGCGCACCCAGATCAAG ACGCAGCACGAGCGGCAGGAGAACACGGCGCTGCGGACGGAGAACGAGAAGCTGCGGGCGGAGAACATGAGGTACAAGGAAGCCCTGGCGAACGCCTCCTGCCCCAGCTgcggcggccccgccgccaTCGGCGAGATGTCCTTCGAcgagcaccacctccgcctcgAGAACGCGCGTCTCCGCGACGAGATCGACCGGAtctccgccatcgccgccaagtacgtcggcggcgccggcgccagcgccATCAAGCCTTCTTCCCTGCCCCCCGCCGCCTACCCCCCGCCGGTGGAGTCCTCGCACCTGACCGGCAGCATGATcttcagcggcggcggccatggcggagagTTGGACAAGCCGATGGTGATCGAGCTCGCggtggcggccatggaggagctAATCCGGATGGCGCGGCTCGGGGAGCCCCTCTGGGTCCCTTCTTCGTCCCTCTCCGTCGGCGGGGAGACCCTCGTCGAGGAAGAATACTCCCGCTTGTTCCCCGGCAAGcactcttcgtcttcttcttctccggcgccggcggagaaCCATCCTCCGCGGTCGGAGGCGTCGAGGGAGACGGGGGTGGTGATCATGGACCAAGCAACCCTCGTCTCCATCCTCATGGACGTCCACCAGTGGTCCTCCGTCTTCTCCAGCATCgtctcccgcgccgccacgctcgAGGTTCTCTCCACGGGCGTCGCCGGCAACCTCGACGGCGCGCTCCAGCTCATGTCCGCCGAGCTCCAGGTGCCGTCCCCGCTCGTCCCCACCCGCGAgctccccctcttcctccgcTACTGCAAGCACCACccccacggcgccggcggagccgGAACCTGGGCCGTCGTCGACGTCTCCCTCGACAACTCCGGCAGGAACTCAAACATCCGGCGAAGAGCTTCGGGGTGCGTGATCCAGGAGATGCCCAACGGGTACTCCAAGGTGACATGGATCGAGCACACCGAGCTCCCCGCcgcagcctccgccgccgactccaTGGTCCACGAGCTCTACAAGCCCCTCGTCGCCTCGGGCACCGCCTTCGGCGCCCGCCGCTGGGTCTCGACACTCAAACGCCAATGCGAGCGGCTCGCGAGCGCCGCCATGAGCGTGCACCCGTCGAGCGCGGACTCGGTGGTGACGTCGGCGGAGGGGCGGCGGAGCATGCTTCGGCTGGCGGAGCGGATGACGGCGAGCTTCTgcggcggggtggcggcgtcggcgaccCACCAGTGGACCACgctctccggctccggcgaggccgACGTGCGGGTGATGACGAGGAAGAGCGTCGACGACCCCGGCCGCCCACCCGGGATCATCCTCAACGCCGCCACAAGCTTCTGGCTACCCGTCAGCCCCGCCGAGGTGTTCGCCTTCCTTAGAGATGATTCCACCAGGAGCGAGTGGGATATTCTCTCCAATGGCGGCGTCGTCCATGAGATGGCTCACATCGCCAATGGCCAGAACCATGGCaacgccgtctccctcctccgcgtcAAC AATGCGAATGCGAACCAGAGCAACATGCTGATCCTGCAGGAGAGCAGCACGGACGAGGAGGGAGGGTGGTCGTACGTGGTGTACGCGCCGGTGGACGTGGTGGCCATGAACGTGGTGCTCAACGGCGGCGACCCGGACTACGTGGCGCTTCTGCCGTCGGGATTCGCCATCCTGCCTGACGGAACGCCGCCGGACtccggcggcaatggcggatgcgtcggaggaggaggagggtcgCTGCTGACGGTGGCGTTCCAGATCCTCGTCGACTCCGTGCCCACCGCCAAGCTCTCCCTCGGCTCCGTCGCCACCGTCAACTCGCTCATCGCATGCACCGTCGACCGCATCAAGAacgccgtcgtcgtctccgcctccgaccaccaccaccgctga
- the LOC100828611 gene encoding polycomb group protein FIE2 isoform X2 produces the protein MARLVPMQGLGCEAAVGSLTPSRQREYKLCSKHAEGKRPLYAIGFNFIDARYYDVFATVGGNRVTTYRGLPDGNLALLQAYVDEDKEESFYTLSWASDLDGSPLLVAAGSNGIIRVINCGTEKLLKSFVGHGDSINEIRTQPLKPSLIISASKDESVRLWNVHTGICILIFAGGGGHRNEVLSVDFHPSDIYRIASCGMDNTVKIWSMKEFWPYVEKSFTWTDLPSKFPTKYVQFPLMIALVHSNYVDCTRWLGDFILSKSVDNEIVLWEPKTKDQTPGEGSIDVLQKYPVPECDIWFIKFSCDFHFNQLAIGNREGKIYVWDVQASPPVLITRLSNPQCKSPIRQTAVSFDGSTILACCEDGSIYRWDEVDHPAAKS, from the exons atGGCGAGGTTGGTCCCAATGCAGGGGCTGGGGTgcgaggcggcggtggggtcgTTGACGCCTAGCCGGCAGCGGGAGTACAAGCTCTGCAGTAAGCATGCTGAGGGGAAGCGCCCGCTCTACGCCATTGGTTTCAACTTCATCGACGCCCGCTACTACGATGTCTTCGCCACCGTCGGCGGCAACCGT GTGACAACTTACCGCGGCCTCCCGGATGGTAACTTAGCTCTTCTGCAAGCATACGTTGATGAAGAT AAGGAGGAATCGTTCTACACTCTGAGCTGGGCTTCTGACCTTGATGGCTCACCGCTACTAGTGGCAGCAGGAAGCAATGGCATCATTCGGGTCATCAACTGTGGCACTGAGAAGTTGCTTAAG AGTTTTGTTGGCCATGGCGATTCAATAAATGAGATAAGAACTCAACCACTGAAGCCTTCACTCATCATATCTGCAAGCAAG GACGAGTCTGTTAGGCTATGGAATGTCCACACAGGGATCtgcattttgatttttgcTGGAGGAGGTGGTCACCGGAATGAAGTATTAAGTGTG GACTTCCACCCTTCTGATATTTACCGTATTGCCAGTTGTGGCATGGATAACACTGTTAAAATCTGGTCAATGAAAG AATTTTGGCCATATGTTGAGAAATCCTTCACATGGACTGACCTTCCATCAAAATTTCCTACAAAATATGTCCAATTTCCG CTCATGATTGCTCTCGTGCACTCTAACTATGTAGACTGTACTAGGTGGCTTGGTGACTTCATCCTGTCAAAG AGTGTTGACAATGAAATTGTGCTGTGGGAGCCAAAAACAAAAGACCAAACTCCTGGCGAG GGTAGCATTGATGTCCTTCAGAAGTACCCTGTGCCCGAGTGTGACATCTGGTTTATCAAATTCTCATGTGATTTTCACTTCAACCAATTAGCAATAG GCAACCGTGAAGGCAAAATCTATGTCTGGGACGTACAGGCGAGCCCACCTGTTCTAATTACTCG GCTGAGCAATCCTCAATGCAAATCACCAATAAGGCAGACTGCAGTGTCATTTGATGGAAG CACGATCCTCGCCTGCTGTGAGGATGGAAGCATATACCGCTGGGACGAAGTGGATCACCCAGCGGCGAAAAGTTGA
- the LOC100828911 gene encoding uncharacterized protein LOC100828911, which produces MATPSHGLPFAPLRALLIALPLLSLLLLLPHHLLPSRHTPSPSTPPPLTPSLAVHAPLRAAIHRAAKAGGPSSSPATKKTTLSHVVFGVASSRRTLPLRLPLLRLWLRPPARAFLFLDGPPSAAHPSPLPPNLHLRVSRDASRFPYSHPRGLPSAVRVARIASDLLLDLKQGQGNSPPPRWLVLADDDTAFVLPNLLHTLAKYDWREPWYLGARSESAAQNTWHGFAMAYGGGGVAVSWPLAARLARVLDSCLLRYPHLYGSDARIYACLAELGVELTHEPGFHQIDLHGDISGLLRAHPLAPLVSLHHLDHVYPLYPGMDRAKAVEHFFRAANADPARILQQTVCYDQSRSLTASVAWGYSVQVFRGNVLLPDLLAVQKTFVPWKRGRNVTDVFMFNTKHYPRDECKRAALFFLKSISSGEGKTESNYSRQLPRKCLPRLIPLRNLHQIKVTSDLLHLVPGKALRRHCCDIIPSPEITMDINIRKCKDNELIVMHS; this is translated from the exons atggcgaCGCCGTCGCACGGGCTCCCCTTCGCGCCTCTCCGCGCGCTGCTGATCGCCCTCccgctcctctccctcctcctcctcctcccccaccacctcctcccttCGCGCCACACCCCGAGCCCGAGTACTCCGCCCCCCCTTACTCCTTCCCTCGCCGTCCACGCGCCGCTCCGGGCCGCAATCCATCGCGCGGCGAAGGCGGGCGGTCCTTCCTCGTCCCCGgcgacgaagaagacgacgcTGTCGCACGTGGTGTTCGGGGTGGCCTCGTCCCGCCGCACGCTGCCGCTGCGCCTCCCGCTGCTCCGCCTCTGGCTCCGGCCCCCGGCGCgggccttcctcttcctcgacggGCCCCCCTCCGCCGCGCATCCCTCGCCCCTCCCGCCCAACCTCCACCTCCGCGTCTCCCGCGACGCCTCCCGCTTCCCCTACTCCCACCCGCGGGGGCTCCCATCCGCCGTCCGCGTCGCCCGCATCGCCAgcgacctcctcctcgaccTCAAGCAAGGGCAAGGGAACTCCCCGCCGCCGAGGTGGCTCGTGCTGGCCGACGACGACACCGCCTTCGTGCTCCCCAACCTCCTCCACACGCTCGCCAAGTACGACTGGCGCGAGCCCTGGTACCTGGGCGCCCGCTCCGAGTCTGCGGCGCAGAACACCTGGCACGGTTTCGCCATGgcctacggcggcggcggcgtcgccgtcAGCTGGCCCCTCGCGGCCCGCCTCGCCCGCGTCCTCGACTCCTGCCTCCTCAGGTACCCGCACCTCTACGGCAGCGACGCCAGGATCTACGCCTGCCTCGCCGAGCTCGGCGTCGAGCTCACACACGAGCCAGGCTTCCACCAG ATCGACCTTCATGGGGATATATCTGGACTCCTAAGGGCACATCCACTTGCTCCCTTAGTTTCACTTCACCATCTCGATCATGTCTATCCTCTTTACCCTGGTATGGATCGTGCAAAGGCGGTGGAGCATTTCTTCAGAGCTGCTAATGCTGATCCAGCAAGGATACTTCAACAAACAGTGTGCTATGACCAGTCAAGATCACTTACCGCTTCAGTAGCATGGGGCTACTCGGTTCAGGTTTTCAGAGGCAATGTACTGCTTCCTGACCTCCTTGCTGTGCAGAAAACTTTTGTGCCATGGAAAAGGGGTCGCAATGTTACAGATGTTTTTATGTTTAACACCAAGCATTATCCAAGGGATGAGTGCAAAAGAGCCGCTCTTTTCTTCCTAAAAAGTATTTCTTCCGGTGAAGGAAAGACGGAAAGCAATTACAGCAGGCAGCTGCCTAGAAAATGCTTACCACGCTTGATTCCATTGAGGAATCTACACCAAATAAAAGTGACATCAGACCTACTGCATCTGGTTCCTGGGAAG GCTCTAAGGCGGCATTGCTGTGACATCATACCTTCACCTGAAATTACCATGGACATTAACATCAGGAAATGCAAAGATAATGAATTGATCGTGATGCATTCATAG